One region of Triticum aestivum cultivar Chinese Spring chromosome 6B, IWGSC CS RefSeq v2.1, whole genome shotgun sequence genomic DNA includes:
- the LOC123134650 gene encoding auxin-responsive protein SAUR32, with translation MQGGQAEKKGKVKKGWLAVRVGQPEQQGDGFRRFVIPIAYLYHPLFQRLLEAARDTYGYNSAGPLWLPCSVDEFLRLCALVDRETAHSHSSPHRVYAGGYQQQSYSFGPCTRAKITS, from the coding sequence ATGCAAGGGGGCCAGGCGGAGaagaaggggaaggtgaagaagggGTGGCTGGCGGTGCGGGTCGGCCAGCCGGAGCAGCAGGGCGACGGGTTCAGGCGGTTCGTCATCCCGATCGCCTACCTCTACCACCCGTTGTTCCAGCGGCTGCTGGAGGCGGCCCGGGACACCTATGGTTACAACTCGGCCGGCCCGCTCTGGCTGCCCTGCTCCGTCGACGAGTTCCTCCGCCTGTGCGCGCTCGTCGACCGGGAGACGGCACACTCGCACTCCTCGCCGCACCGCGTGTACGCCGGCGGCTACCAGCAGCAGAGCTACTCCTTCGGCCCGTGCACCCGCGCCAAAATCACGTCCTGA